A single window of Nicotiana sylvestris chromosome 5, ASM39365v2, whole genome shotgun sequence DNA harbors:
- the LOC104211479 gene encoding uncharacterized protein, translating to MDMKEPKMDFKSILKEVEYLGSAHMTWKEKKELENKKIVSLGGKPQKKQRLPLSVARVMMKKQKEREEKIQEENLILGRFGGNNGSSSRKAAGRRRPEDRVLKSTEGHFRNGVLDVKDLLKPSAPKAFDSEQSFASKGKKKKGGKKNKGKKKKGPGKKRH from the exons ATGGACATGAAGGAACCAAAGATGGATTTTAAGTCGATACTGAAGGAGGTCGAATATCTTG GCTCCGCGCATATGACATGGAAAGAGAAAAAGGAGttggagaacaagaaaatagtTTCGCTTGGTGGGAAG CCTCAGAAGAAACAGAGGTTACCACTAAGTGTTGCACGAGTAATGATGAAGAAACAGAAGGAAAGGGAGGAGAAAATACAAGAAGAG AATTTGATACTTGGACGTTTTGGGGGAAACAATGGTAGCAGTTCAAGAAAAGCAGCGGGAAGGCGCAGACCTGAGGATAGGGTGCTGAAGTCAACTGAAGGTCACTTCAGAAATGGGGTGCTTGATGTTAAGGACTTATTAAAACCTTCTGCACCGAAAGCATTCGATTCAGAGCAGTCTTTTGCTAGTAAAGGGAAGAAGAAAAAGGGTGGTAAAAAGAACAAGGGCAAGAAGAAAAAGGGTCCTGGTAAGAAGCGCCATTAA
- the LOC104211480 gene encoding uncharacterized protein has product MARLIRNLFFHSSTIPPPVPPPLKFHHLRRIHAGNSLSASASASVHSKPRKNKVKKVEKTSNSSVISQNKLSQVKRRTRSEKELDEETFLKHYGNDNSTPHVPVLLGEVLDVFASVTLRSFLDCTLGAAGHSSAIVRAHSEMQVYVGLDVDPIAHQMAQTQLKGIQPKDSYDTASALKVHAFLKNFKDVKFVLGEVSDDLLACGVDGILMDLGMSSMQVNDAERGFSVLKNGPLDMRMNPKATLRAEDILNSWPADELGRVLRDYGEESNWYSLQNRIVKARLHGGLHSTSELVDLIQNSTSRTKGRQGWIKTATRVFQALRIAVNDELKTLEDSIRDCFESLNSGGRLAVISFHSLEDRIVKQAFLNIMNCSEVDGGGIEDEEGKCLRELRKINLDTVKEEAWIKQVIQGQNGTILTKRPITPSEKEEALNPRSRSAKLRVIQKA; this is encoded by the exons ATGGCAAGGTTAATCCGAAACCTTTTCTTTCACTCTTCCACCATTCCGCCACCGGTACCTCCGCCGCTCAAATTCCACCACCTCCGCCGTATCCACGCCGGCAACAGCTTATCCGCTTCCGCTTCCGCTTCAGTTCACAGTAAACCTCGgaaaaacaaagtaaaaaagGTGGAAAAGACCAGTAATAGTAGCGTAATTAGCCAGAACAAACTTTCACAAGTGAAACGGAGGACCCGGTCGGAGAAAGAGCTGGATGAGGAGACCTTCCTGAAGCACTATGGAAATGACAACTCTACCCCCCATGTTCCTGTCTTGCTCGGCGAAGTTTTGGATGTTTTCGCCTCCGTCACTCTCCGCTCTTTCCTTGATTGTACCCTCGGTGCCGCCGGCCATTCCTCTGCT ATAGTTCGGGCTCATTCCGAAATGCAAGTATATGTTGGGCTTGATGTTGATCCCATTGCACATCAAATGGCTCAAACTCAGCTGAAGGGTATCCAACCTAAGGACTCTTATGATACGGCTTCTGCCTTGAAAGTGCATGCCTTTTTGAAAAATTTTAAGGACGTCAAGTTTGTGCTTGGTGAAGTGTCAGATGACTTATTGGCCTGTGGAGTTGATGGGATCTTGATGGACTTGGGTATGTCATCTATGCAG GTAaatgatgctgaaagaggttttagTGTGCTGAAGAATGGACCTCTTGACATGAGAATGAATCCAAAG GCAACTCTGAGAGCTGAAGACATATTGAATTCCTGGCCAGCTGATGAATTAGGACGGGTTCTGCGAGACTATGGAGAAGAAAGCAATTGGTACTCTCTTCAAAACAGAATTGTTAAGGCTCGTCTACATGGAGGGTTACATTCTACCAGTGAGCTGGTAGACCTTATTCAGAATTCAACTTCTAGGACTAAAG GAAGACAAGGTTGGATTAAGACAGCCACAAGAGTTTTTCAGGCTTTACGAATAGCTGTTAATGATGAACTCAAGACACTGGAGGATTCCATCCGTGATTGTTTTGAGTCTCTTAATTCTGGTGGAAGGCTTGCCGTAATTTCATTCCACAGTTTGGAGGACAGAATAGTAAAACAGGCATTTCTCAATATTATGAACTGCAGCGAAGTTGATGGAGGTGGGATTGAAGATGAAGAAGGGAAGTGCTTACGTGAGCTGAGGAAAATTAATCTTGATACTGTTAAAGAAGAAGCATGGATAAAACAAGTGATACAAGGACAGAATGGAACTATCCTTACAAAGAGACCCATAACACCATCTGAAAAGGAGGAGGCATTAAATCCTCGAAGTCGGAGTGCTAAACTACGAGTGATTCAAAAAGCCTGA